In Deinococcus malanensis, one DNA window encodes the following:
- a CDS encoding ABC transporter substrate-binding protein, with product MKKIAILSTLLVTSMAFAVAPKDTLVIQRSADIPTMDPGVVYDTASSEVVDQMYETLLTYSGSSLTKLEPLLATKWAISNGGKTYTFDLRKNVKFHSGATMTCADAEYTFERNLVTNSAESGNWFIAESLTGVQGNANDEKSVTWAVIDKAVECNNNGQLVFNLPKVDPAFLAKLAYTGQAIVEKKYAAGLGEWSGTEKDWKTWVGKDLTGSNLSKKPNGTGPYKFVRADANTFLATAFEGYWGKKPAIKNVIRQKVPELAARQQAFLRGDADFIEGGGRSVDEAQIKGKPGVTWIDNLPNTVASAIFMNEKINPSGGLLGSGKLDGKGIPSNFFTDVNVRRGFSYAFNYQQFIQDVQKGKGKQRTMLLPDIFPGYDTKVKTYTYAPAKATAAFKRAFGGEVWKNGFTLTANYRAGSVPSQTAMEILKRNVEALNPKFKVNLQPKQWSEMLAASKKGEEAMMLMGWAPDYADPDNFMYTFYASDGYYSPRANWKDASVDKWLKQARSTVNTAQRNRLYSLVGNRAYEQAPFILVPGGIDFMYFRSNIKGISTQTYNPMISTRWADLSKN from the coding sequence ATGAAGAAAATTGCAATCCTCAGTACTCTGCTCGTGACCAGCATGGCATTCGCCGTGGCGCCCAAGGACACCCTGGTGATCCAGCGCAGCGCGGACATCCCCACCATGGATCCTGGCGTGGTGTACGATACTGCCTCTTCTGAGGTCGTCGACCAGATGTACGAGACCCTGCTGACCTACAGCGGCAGCAGCCTGACCAAGCTTGAGCCCCTGCTGGCCACCAAGTGGGCTATCAGCAACGGTGGCAAGACCTACACCTTCGACCTGCGCAAGAACGTCAAGTTCCACAGCGGCGCCACCATGACCTGCGCCGACGCTGAGTACACCTTCGAGCGCAACCTGGTGACCAACAGCGCCGAGTCCGGCAACTGGTTTATCGCCGAGAGCCTCACCGGCGTCCAGGGCAATGCCAACGACGAGAAGAGCGTGACCTGGGCCGTGATCGACAAGGCCGTGGAGTGCAACAACAACGGTCAGCTGGTCTTCAACCTGCCCAAGGTTGACCCCGCGTTCCTGGCCAAGCTGGCTTACACCGGCCAGGCCATCGTGGAGAAGAAGTACGCTGCCGGCCTGGGCGAGTGGAGCGGCACCGAGAAGGACTGGAAAACCTGGGTGGGCAAGGACCTGACCGGCAGCAACCTCAGCAAGAAGCCCAACGGTACCGGCCCCTACAAGTTCGTGCGTGCTGATGCCAACACCTTCCTGGCCACCGCGTTCGAAGGCTACTGGGGCAAGAAGCCGGCCATCAAGAATGTCATCAGGCAGAAGGTACCCGAGCTGGCAGCCCGTCAGCAGGCTTTCCTGCGTGGCGACGCCGACTTCATCGAAGGTGGCGGCCGTAGCGTGGACGAAGCCCAGATCAAGGGCAAGCCCGGCGTTACCTGGATCGACAACCTCCCCAACACCGTCGCCAGCGCCATCTTCATGAACGAGAAGATCAATCCCAGCGGTGGCCTGCTGGGAAGCGGCAAGCTGGACGGCAAGGGCATTCCTTCCAACTTCTTCACTGACGTGAACGTCCGCCGCGGCTTCAGCTACGCCTTCAACTACCAGCAGTTCATCCAGGATGTCCAGAAGGGCAAGGGCAAGCAGCGCACCATGCTTCTGCCGGACATCTTCCCGGGCTATGACACAAAGGTGAAGACCTACACCTACGCTCCTGCAAAAGCAACGGCAGCCTTTAAGAGGGCCTTTGGTGGCGAGGTCTGGAAGAACGGCTTTACCCTGACAGCCAACTACCGCGCTGGCAGTGTGCCTTCACAGACCGCGATGGAAATTCTGAAGCGTAACGTTGAAGCCCTTAACCCCAAATTCAAGGTAAATCTGCAGCCGAAGCAATGGAGCGAAATGCTCGCCGCGTCCAAGAAGGGCGAGGAAGCCATGATGCTGATGGGCTGGGCGCCTGACTACGCCGACCCTGACAACTTCATGTACACCTTCTACGCGTCCGACGGCTACTACAGCCCCCGCGCCAACTGGAAGGACGCCAGCGTGGACAAGTGGCTCAAGCAGGCCCGCAGCACGGTCAACACCGCGCAGCGCAACCGCCTGTACAGCTTGGTTGGGAACCGTGCCTACGAGCAGGCTCCGTTCATCCTGGTTCCCGGCGGCATCGATTTCATGTACTTCCGCAGCAACATCAAGGGCATCAGCACCCAGACCTACAATCCTATGATCTCCACGCGTTGGGCTGACCTCAGCAAGAACTGA
- a CDS encoding ABC transporter permease, which yields MLNFIVRRLIQIPVVMLVLSLMVVGLTQMLTPEQRAAPYIRSEQQAARLEQIIEERGLRDPFPVQYGRWFSKTISGDLGFSKASGKDVLDTIRERLPATIELTIITAIPILLLSIWLGTLSALHKDKMIDQVLRVLTIIAYSLPTFVLGILMLAIFYAYLGWLPGAGQLSVVNQFAVGDLRRYTGMLSVDAALNGRWDVAWDVIRHMLLPAATLTIVSSASIIKVMRNNMLEALTSDYVRTARAKGLAPRIVNNKHARRNALLSIVTLGGFLIIGLLGGSLITETIFAFPGIGQWVVQAALQIDLAAVLGFALLSALIVVVVSTLVDILYGVIDPRVRFD from the coding sequence ATGCTCAATTTCATCGTCAGGCGACTGATCCAGATTCCGGTGGTCATGCTCGTCCTCTCCCTCATGGTGGTAGGGCTGACTCAGATGCTCACACCAGAGCAGCGGGCCGCACCATACATCCGCAGTGAACAGCAGGCCGCGCGCCTCGAACAGATTATCGAGGAGCGCGGACTGCGTGATCCTTTTCCGGTGCAATATGGCCGCTGGTTTTCCAAGACCATTAGCGGCGACCTTGGTTTTTCCAAGGCGAGTGGGAAGGATGTTCTCGACACGATCCGGGAACGGCTGCCAGCGACCATCGAGCTGACCATTATCACCGCTATTCCCATTCTGCTGCTCAGCATCTGGCTGGGGACCCTCAGCGCTCTGCACAAGGACAAGATGATTGACCAGGTGCTGCGTGTCCTGACCATCATTGCGTACAGCCTGCCCACCTTCGTGCTGGGCATCCTGATGCTGGCCATTTTTTATGCGTATCTGGGATGGCTCCCGGGGGCGGGGCAGCTGAGTGTCGTCAACCAGTTCGCGGTGGGTGACCTGCGGCGCTACACCGGCATGCTGTCCGTGGACGCCGCTCTGAACGGGCGCTGGGACGTGGCCTGGGACGTTATCCGGCACATGTTGCTGCCTGCGGCTACCCTGACCATCGTGTCGAGCGCCAGCATTATCAAGGTCATGCGCAACAACATGCTCGAAGCCCTGACCAGCGATTACGTGCGTACTGCGCGGGCAAAGGGTCTGGCACCGCGCATCGTGAACAACAAACACGCGCGCCGCAACGCCCTGCTGAGCATCGTGACGCTGGGCGGCTTCCTGATCATCGGTCTGCTGGGCGGCTCATTGATTACCGAGACCATCTTTGCGTTCCCAGGCATTGGCCAGTGGGTCGTTCAGGCGGCGCTGCAGATTGACCTGGCAGCGGTGCTGGGCTTTGCCCTGCTTTCGGCTCTGATCGTGGTGGTTGTCAGCACCCTGGTGGATATCCTGTATGGCGTGATCGACCCCCGCGTGAGGTTCGACTGA
- a CDS encoding ABC transporter permease, whose product MTTTSAPLTLRKKSRWQLFWTSPAMRKLRRNPLAITGLLITLLFGLMALFAPLIAKPTGDCLRDLNLTSASQVTNPANGAFWRAILAPPASCYKMERVSFAQEPKPASEITGTFAPFGTVNGYNIFYGLIWGTRTALKMSFIIVAITLTIGVIIGAISGYYGGWIDNLIQRFIDVLFALPPLILTVVLLTILRAKNPGGDPTGPIILAFSVAGWASYAKIIRGDVLRTRQLEYVDAARGLGARDPRLILKHVVPNSVAAVFTIAVLDLATVPLSVAALSFLGLGFEPGSSEWGQLVDFSRAWLKPEYWYALAYPAAFIITFSLAFNLFGDGLRDAMDPKSR is encoded by the coding sequence ATGACCACCACCTCCGCTCCTCTGACCCTGCGCAAGAAAAGCCGTTGGCAGCTGTTCTGGACCAGCCCCGCCATGCGCAAGCTGCGCCGCAACCCACTGGCCATCACCGGCCTGCTGATCACCCTACTGTTTGGACTTATGGCGCTGTTTGCGCCGCTGATTGCCAAGCCTACCGGTGACTGCCTGCGAGACCTGAACCTCACCAGTGCGAGTCAGGTCACGAACCCGGCAAATGGTGCTTTCTGGCGCGCGATTCTGGCTCCTCCCGCAAGCTGCTACAAGATGGAACGGGTCAGCTTTGCACAGGAGCCCAAACCCGCCAGCGAAATTACCGGCACGTTTGCTCCGTTCGGCACGGTGAACGGCTACAACATCTTTTACGGCCTGATCTGGGGGACCCGTACCGCCCTGAAAATGTCGTTCATCATCGTGGCCATCACCCTGACCATCGGCGTGATTATCGGCGCCATCAGCGGCTATTACGGCGGGTGGATCGACAACCTGATCCAGCGCTTCATTGATGTCCTGTTCGCGCTGCCGCCACTGATTCTGACCGTGGTACTGCTGACCATCCTACGCGCCAAGAATCCCGGCGGTGACCCGACCGGACCCATCATTCTGGCGTTCAGTGTGGCCGGCTGGGCAAGCTACGCCAAGATTATCCGTGGTGACGTTCTGCGCACCCGGCAGCTGGAATACGTGGACGCAGCGCGTGGCCTGGGCGCCCGCGACCCCCGTCTGATCCTGAAGCACGTAGTTCCCAACAGTGTTGCGGCTGTCTTTACCATCGCCGTGCTGGATCTGGCCACGGTTCCGCTCAGCGTGGCCGCGCTGTCCTTCCTGGGTCTGGGCTTCGAGCCCGGATCCTCGGAGTGGGGCCAGCTGGTGGACTTCTCGCGTGCGTGGCTGAAGCCTGAGTACTGGTATGCCCTGGCTTACCCGGCCGCCTTCATCATCACGTTCAGCCTGGCCTTCAACCTGTTCGGTGACGGCCTGCGCGACGCGATGGACCCCAAGAGCCGCTAA
- the ygfZ gene encoding CAF17-like 4Fe-4S cluster assembly/insertion protein YgfZ codes for MWTSLPSSSLRVTGADRVDFVHGQMTGDLRGAPTPSMVPCAFLNVRGQIEQFARAYRREQDIYLHLDAGQAAMLAARLRRYIIFDQVELEDTSDTLRTVHVWEQAVPGWQPEGPAAQSFDLGAAAVLAGRVNRSGTPGVDLHYLARQEEDVLNALGGQKTSPDELDAARVRAGIPDIVGDGFTGVLPQEVGLDLGGPLPAISYRKGCYVGQEIMARLEARGNTRYHLVRLAGTDLPDHTEVSAGGKVVGQSGRHAMGLSLARLRKELPDGAEVQVGERPATVQLLTLTAP; via the coding sequence ATGTGGACCTCCCTGCCTTCTTCCAGCCTGCGTGTGACTGGTGCAGACCGTGTGGATTTCGTCCACGGCCAGATGACCGGTGACCTGCGCGGCGCGCCGACACCCAGTATGGTTCCCTGTGCCTTTTTGAACGTGCGGGGTCAGATTGAACAGTTTGCCCGCGCCTACCGCCGCGAACAGGACATCTACCTTCACCTGGATGCTGGTCAGGCAGCGATGCTGGCCGCCCGGCTCCGACGCTACATCATCTTCGATCAGGTGGAACTTGAGGACACCAGTGACACCCTGCGTACCGTGCACGTCTGGGAGCAGGCTGTCCCGGGCTGGCAGCCCGAGGGCCCGGCAGCTCAAAGCTTCGATCTTGGCGCCGCTGCCGTGCTGGCTGGACGCGTTAACCGCAGCGGCACGCCCGGCGTGGACCTGCATTATCTGGCGCGGCAGGAGGAAGATGTGCTGAATGCGCTGGGCGGCCAGAAAACCTCGCCGGACGAACTGGACGCAGCGCGGGTCCGGGCCGGCATTCCGGACATTGTCGGGGACGGCTTTACCGGCGTCCTCCCGCAGGAGGTGGGGCTGGACCTGGGCGGGCCGCTGCCTGCCATCAGCTACCGCAAGGGCTGCTACGTGGGTCAGGAGATCATGGCCCGTCTGGAAGCTCGTGGAAACACGCGGTATCACCTGGTCCGCCTGGCGGGGACGGACCTCCCCGACCACACTGAGGTGAGTGCCGGAGGCAAGGTCGTTGGACAATCGGGTCGTCATGCCATGGGTCTGAGCCTCGCCCGGCTGCGCAAGGAACTGCCTGACGGCGCAGAAGTGCAGGTGGGGGAGCGCCCGGCCACCGTTCAGCTGCTGACCCTGACGGCACCTTGA
- the hemA gene encoding glutamyl-tRNA reductase, which yields MTLSCPTARQFLDLSGTPAPAPLDFTVVGLNHHTAPVEVRERAAVRAGEEEALYSHLSRHAQEVMLLATCNRTEVYLAGLAGDPVSAFEGAWGHALADHLYVYRGEAAVAHLYRVAAGLDSLVIGETQIQGQVKRAWQGAHDRGLSSKVLNKVAQGALAAGKRVRFETGMSDKVVSVSSAAVELAQAALGTLEGRTALILGAGETAELTLTHLRAAGVEDVIVVNRTVERARQLAEKLGGQACAHEYLHEVLPQADVVIASSAAPHYVLHGEGVRAALAARPDREMFLIDISVPRILDPDIALVAGAHLLNLDDLTGIVSRNLQSRRDALPHAQAIIRESAADLQRWHLTREAQLGRRALATACD from the coding sequence ATGACCCTTTCCTGCCCAACAGCGCGGCAGTTTCTTGATCTATCCGGCACCCCGGCGCCCGCTCCACTGGATTTTACGGTGGTGGGCCTCAACCACCACACCGCCCCCGTCGAGGTCCGCGAGCGCGCCGCCGTGCGGGCTGGCGAAGAAGAAGCGTTGTACTCGCACCTGTCGCGACATGCTCAGGAAGTGATGCTGCTGGCCACCTGCAACCGGACCGAGGTCTATCTGGCTGGTCTGGCAGGCGATCCAGTCTCGGCTTTCGAGGGTGCCTGGGGCCACGCCCTGGCCGATCACCTGTACGTCTACCGGGGCGAGGCCGCCGTGGCCCACCTCTACCGGGTGGCGGCGGGCCTGGACAGCCTGGTGATCGGAGAGACCCAGATTCAGGGTCAGGTCAAGCGGGCCTGGCAGGGCGCCCACGACCGCGGGCTGAGCAGCAAGGTGCTGAACAAGGTCGCGCAGGGAGCACTCGCCGCCGGCAAGCGCGTGCGCTTCGAAACCGGCATGAGTGACAAGGTCGTGAGTGTTTCCAGCGCCGCCGTGGAACTGGCGCAGGCAGCGCTGGGCACCCTGGAAGGACGCACCGCCCTGATCCTGGGCGCTGGTGAGACCGCCGAGCTGACCCTGACCCACCTGCGCGCAGCCGGTGTGGAGGACGTGATCGTGGTCAACCGGACGGTGGAGCGCGCCCGTCAGCTGGCAGAGAAACTTGGCGGTCAGGCCTGTGCCCACGAGTACCTGCACGAAGTTCTGCCGCAGGCGGACGTGGTGATTGCCTCCAGCGCCGCGCCGCATTACGTCCTGCATGGAGAAGGGGTTCGTGCTGCCCTGGCCGCCCGTCCGGACCGCGAGATGTTCCTGATTGACATCAGTGTGCCGCGCATCCTGGACCCGGACATCGCCCTGGTCGCAGGTGCCCATCTGCTGAACCTGGATGACCTGACCGGCATCGTCAGCCGCAACCTGCAAAGCCGGCGTGACGCCCTGCCGCACGCACAGGCCATCATCCGGGAGTCGGCCGCCGACCTGCAGCGCTGGCACCTGACCCGCGAAGCACAGCTGGGCCGCCGCGCCCTGGCTACTGCCTGCGACTGA
- a CDS encoding precorrin-2 dehydrogenase/sirohydrochlorin ferrochelatase family protein — protein MRLLAAFLDLSGQPAVVAGGGPVALRRTRTLLEAGLQVTVVAPQIHAEFSTLPVTVVHRHCKPDDLRGARVVVAATNDPAVNERLCEAAQKQGALVNHAGDAARGTLRFPAVVSRGGLQVAVSTGRELPVLAQALGDRITTLLPDEPTLDQWSRQREEALREAEPARELALQALREDIRTTLGVPA, from the coding sequence ATGAGACTGCTTGCTGCCTTCCTCGACCTCAGCGGTCAACCGGCCGTGGTGGCGGGTGGTGGCCCGGTGGCCCTGCGGCGCACCCGGACGCTGCTAGAGGCCGGGCTGCAGGTAACGGTGGTGGCTCCGCAGATTCATGCGGAATTCTCGACACTGCCCGTGACCGTGGTTCATCGGCACTGTAAGCCTGATGATTTGAGGGGCGCGCGGGTCGTCGTGGCCGCCACGAATGACCCGGCCGTCAACGAGCGGCTGTGTGAGGCTGCCCAGAAGCAGGGGGCCCTGGTAAACCATGCTGGAGACGCCGCGCGGGGGACGCTGCGCTTCCCGGCGGTCGTCTCACGGGGCGGGCTCCAGGTGGCCGTCAGCACCGGGCGCGAGTTGCCTGTGCTGGCCCAGGCCCTGGGCGACAGAATCACTACGTTGCTTCCCGACGAGCCCACCCTGGATCAGTGGTCCAGGCAGCGAGAGGAGGCATTGCGCGAGGCAGAGCCTGCGCGTGAGCTGGCCCTGCAGGCTCTGCGCGAAGACATCCGGACCACCTTGGGAGTTCCAGCATGA
- a CDS encoding HD-GYP domain-containing protein, with translation MHARDTERENAGLRALLDLSAQLLGAHTLREVEAVLTSVTLRLMHSRYVYFLSLDAAQDALLVSHSAGEADPPLGLRLPRGQGLAWQAALSGPEVLMVSKDEIPQTAVRTAGAPDQHLLFAPLRTSHEELLGVLALGRVEPPFSTQERKLLLAFAHAGTVALERAREAQKATQARENTLLVLGLAMEARDYETQGHTRRTVTLSQQLGRALGLPTADLDDLRQGAYLHDLGKLNIPDRVLLKPGPLDESEWALMRQHTVTGENMARRVPGVTPGALGVIRSHHERWDGRGYPDGLRGEAIPLLARLFALVDVFDALTHDRPYHSAITVPEALGMLRDAAGTQFDPALLEVFLSVLTGDSPSPQP, from the coding sequence ATGCACGCCAGGGACACCGAGCGTGAGAACGCGGGCCTCCGCGCACTGCTGGACCTCAGTGCCCAGCTGCTCGGTGCCCATACCCTGCGCGAGGTTGAGGCTGTACTGACCAGCGTCACCCTGCGGCTGATGCACAGCCGCTACGTGTATTTCCTGAGTCTCGACGCGGCGCAGGATGCGCTGCTGGTCAGTCACTCGGCCGGGGAGGCTGACCCACCGCTGGGACTGCGGTTGCCCCGTGGGCAGGGCCTTGCCTGGCAGGCTGCTCTGAGTGGCCCAGAAGTGCTGATGGTCAGTAAGGACGAGATCCCTCAGACGGCAGTCCGGACCGCCGGGGCGCCAGACCAGCATCTGCTGTTTGCTCCGCTGCGCACCTCGCACGAGGAGCTGCTGGGCGTGCTGGCCCTTGGCCGGGTGGAGCCTCCTTTCAGCACGCAGGAGCGCAAACTGCTGCTGGCGTTTGCGCACGCCGGGACCGTGGCCCTCGAACGCGCCCGCGAGGCCCAGAAGGCCACCCAGGCGCGGGAAAATACCCTGCTGGTGCTGGGTCTGGCCATGGAAGCGCGAGATTACGAGACCCAGGGACACACCCGGCGGACCGTGACGCTCTCCCAGCAACTGGGCCGAGCCCTGGGCCTGCCCACGGCGGACCTGGATGATCTGCGCCAGGGAGCGTATCTGCATGATCTGGGCAAGCTGAATATCCCCGACCGCGTGCTGCTCAAGCCTGGGCCACTCGACGAAAGTGAATGGGCGTTGATGCGTCAGCACACCGTGACCGGCGAGAACATGGCCCGGCGGGTGCCCGGGGTGACCCCTGGAGCCCTGGGTGTCATCCGCTCGCACCATGAGCGCTGGGATGGACGGGGCTATCCGGACGGGCTGCGGGGAGAGGCCATTCCATTGCTGGCCCGGTTATTTGCCCTGGTCGACGTGTTCGACGCCCTGACCCATGACCGGCCGTACCACTCGGCAATTACGGTTCCTGAAGCCCTGGGCATGCTGCGCGACGCGGCGGGCACCCAGTTTGATCCGGCACTGCTGGAGGTCTTCCTGTCGGTGCTGACAGGAGACAGTCCCAGTCCTCAGCCCTGA
- the cobA gene encoding uroporphyrinogen-III C-methyltransferase, whose amino-acid sequence MTDAGPSRAFVSLIGAGPGDPGLLTLRGQQALREADVVLFDYLANPELLRYCSQARTIYVGKKGFSEYISQEQINVLIVQKALENGGQRVARLKGGDVFVFGRGGEEAEACVQAGVPFEVVPGVSSAIAAPAYAGIPVTHRNAARNFAVLTGHTHDGGMPHETLAGVDTLVLLMGVRNLERIAAQLIEGGRDPGTPAATVQWASTPRQREVAGTLATIAQAVKEAGLGAPAVTVVGEVVRLRQTLQWFNPASRPLSGRTVAVTRTRGGASALGDVLRERGAEVLEVPLICFAPTSDPAALYAQLRDLSGVSWLLLTSNQAVAALLEHLHALGLDTRHLSGVRLAAVGPSTAASLQQRGLRADFVPSTPGARHLAGELLSGPGEVALHLTSQLAEDGLQRHLEARGVVYQRAELYRTEAAVLDPVLRNRLRSVDAVTLASGSAARHLAALAGPEFDPLALRVVAMGPQTAEAARQAGFRHLQVARMASLEALADAVERCFG is encoded by the coding sequence ATGACGGATGCCGGACCCAGTCGAGCTTTTGTTTCCCTGATCGGGGCTGGCCCGGGCGACCCGGGGTTGCTGACCCTACGCGGCCAGCAGGCCCTGCGGGAGGCGGACGTGGTGCTGTTCGACTACCTCGCCAATCCTGAGCTGCTGCGCTACTGCTCGCAGGCGCGCACCATCTATGTCGGGAAAAAGGGATTTTCCGAGTACATCTCGCAGGAGCAGATCAATGTCCTGATCGTGCAGAAGGCCCTTGAGAACGGCGGGCAGCGGGTGGCGCGGCTCAAGGGTGGGGACGTGTTCGTGTTCGGCCGCGGGGGCGAGGAAGCCGAGGCCTGCGTCCAGGCTGGGGTGCCTTTCGAGGTCGTGCCGGGCGTAAGCAGCGCGATCGCCGCGCCCGCGTATGCCGGGATTCCCGTGACCCACCGCAACGCTGCGCGTAACTTCGCGGTGCTGACCGGCCACACGCACGATGGTGGCATGCCCCACGAGACCCTGGCCGGCGTCGATACCCTGGTGTTGCTGATGGGCGTGCGCAACCTGGAACGGATTGCCGCCCAGCTCATCGAGGGCGGCCGCGATCCGGGCACGCCGGCAGCCACGGTGCAGTGGGCCAGCACGCCAAGGCAGCGCGAGGTTGCCGGGACGCTGGCGACCATTGCCCAGGCCGTTAAGGAGGCTGGCCTGGGAGCCCCCGCCGTGACGGTGGTGGGTGAGGTGGTGCGTCTGCGCCAGACGCTGCAGTGGTTCAACCCGGCCTCCCGGCCCCTTTCAGGCCGCACCGTCGCGGTGACCCGCACACGCGGCGGTGCCAGTGCCCTGGGCGACGTGTTGCGTGAGCGCGGCGCCGAGGTCCTGGAGGTGCCGCTGATCTGTTTTGCGCCGACTAGCGACCCGGCGGCCCTGTATGCCCAGCTGCGTGATTTGAGTGGCGTGTCGTGGCTGCTGCTGACCAGCAATCAGGCGGTGGCCGCATTGCTGGAGCACCTGCACGCGCTTGGCCTGGATACCCGGCACCTCTCAGGAGTCCGGCTGGCCGCAGTCGGCCCCAGCACAGCTGCCAGCCTGCAGCAGCGCGGGCTCCGCGCCGATTTCGTGCCTTCCACGCCCGGAGCGCGCCACCTCGCCGGTGAGTTGCTGTCAGGCCCGGGGGAGGTGGCTCTTCACCTCACCTCCCAGCTGGCCGAGGACGGCCTGCAGCGTCATCTGGAAGCCCGCGGTGTGGTGTACCAGCGTGCCGAGCTGTACCGCACCGAGGCGGCGGTGCTGGACCCGGTGTTGCGCAACCGTCTGCGGTCGGTTGATGCGGTGACCCTGGCTTCAGGCAGCGCGGCGCGGCACCTCGCGGCCCTGGCTGGTCCGGAGTTCGACCCTCTGGCGCTGCGGGTCGTCGCCATGGGGCCGCAGACCGCTGAAGCGGCCCGTCAGGCCGGTTTCCGGCATCTTCAGGTGGCCAGGATGGCCAGTCTGGAAGCTCTGGCAGACGCCGTCGAGCGCTGCTTTGGCTGA
- a CDS encoding GNAT family N-acetyltransferase — protein sequence MHVTELLERVALVEAQAHARYGLTGAVGYFGPLTAVYAAPGLVLNTAWHGGSGLPSSEDLNAFEAFSGQYGQAPTLHLLSHAAPTLLPELERRGYVLTSMPHLYTRHLRDLPPVGDFAILEENDPEQWAQWSAQGFGGGLDIMQAVARAPDTQLYTAWLDGQPAATAAMSVTGGVAALHGTSTLPAFRGRGVQTALLAWRLHQAVEAGADLASVFVTPGSPSERNVARAGFALTGLRLTFRQS from the coding sequence ATGCACGTCACTGAACTGCTTGAACGTGTGGCACTGGTAGAAGCCCAGGCCCATGCCCGCTACGGTCTGACGGGCGCCGTGGGCTACTTCGGGCCACTGACCGCGGTGTATGCCGCACCCGGGCTGGTCCTGAATACCGCGTGGCATGGGGGCTCCGGGCTGCCCTCCAGTGAGGACCTGAACGCCTTTGAAGCCTTCAGCGGGCAGTACGGACAGGCACCGACCCTGCATCTGCTGTCCCACGCCGCCCCTACCCTCCTGCCTGAACTGGAAAGACGCGGCTATGTCCTGACCTCCATGCCGCACCTGTACACGCGGCACCTGCGCGACCTGCCTCCCGTGGGGGACTTCGCCATCCTTGAGGAAAACGACCCGGAACAATGGGCGCAGTGGTCCGCACAGGGTTTTGGCGGGGGGCTGGACATCATGCAGGCGGTAGCGCGGGCTCCGGACACTCAGCTGTACACGGCGTGGCTGGACGGTCAGCCGGCTGCGACCGCAGCCATGAGTGTGACAGGCGGCGTGGCGGCCCTGCACGGCACCTCCACGCTCCCAGCTTTCCGCGGCCGGGGGGTCCAGACCGCGCTGCTGGCCTGGCGTCTGCATCAAGCCGTAGAAGCAGGCGCCGACCTGGCCAGCGTGTTTGTGACTCCAGGCTCGCCCAGCGAGCGCAATGTTGCCCGGGCAGGCTTTGCCCTGACCGGCCTGCGGCTGACCTTCAGGCAAAGTTGA
- a CDS encoding P1 family peptidase has protein sequence MREGNTTLTAVPGFQVGHWTDPVGQTGCTVLLCPAGGAVASASFLGPSPGTREGVLLGPEKKVERVHALLLTGGSAFGLAAASGVVRVLEDRGIGHETPWARVPLVPAAVIYDLGVGDPQARPGDPEGEYAARAASSAPVQRGRVGAGTGATAGKYLGVGAVPGGLGSVSLERHGVRVGALAVVNPIGDVLDERGEVLAGPGTGPGALAFTPGDVESTTLVAVVTEHTLTKSECRRLADAAQTALGRVIHPSHTFWDGDSAFMLSSAARPPADPMLLGALVQETVCAAVRDAVRQAQGSRSEVQL, from the coding sequence ATGAGAGAAGGAAACACCACCCTGACCGCAGTTCCCGGCTTTCAGGTGGGCCACTGGACCGACCCGGTAGGTCAGACCGGCTGCACCGTGCTGCTGTGCCCAGCGGGGGGTGCGGTGGCCTCGGCCTCGTTCCTGGGACCCAGCCCCGGAACCCGCGAAGGGGTGCTTCTGGGGCCGGAAAAGAAGGTCGAGCGTGTGCATGCACTGCTCCTCACCGGAGGCAGTGCCTTCGGTCTCGCAGCTGCCAGTGGCGTGGTGCGGGTCCTGGAGGACCGTGGGATCGGGCATGAGACGCCCTGGGCGCGTGTGCCCCTCGTGCCGGCCGCCGTGATCTATGACCTGGGTGTCGGAGATCCACAGGCCCGGCCCGGCGACCCCGAGGGCGAATATGCCGCCCGCGCCGCCTCGTCCGCTCCGGTGCAGCGTGGGCGGGTCGGTGCAGGCACAGGAGCCACAGCCGGCAAATACCTGGGAGTGGGCGCGGTTCCCGGTGGCCTGGGCAGCGTGTCTCTGGAGCGCCATGGCGTCAGGGTAGGCGCCCTGGCTGTCGTGAATCCCATCGGCGACGTACTGGACGAAAGGGGCGAGGTTCTTGCCGGTCCCGGGACTGGACCTGGGGCCCTGGCCTTCACACCGGGGGACGTGGAAAGCACCACCCTGGTCGCGGTGGTCACCGAACATACCCTGACCAAAAGTGAATGCCGGCGTCTGGCCGACGCCGCCCAGACGGCACTGGGGCGAGTCATTCACCCGAGCCATACCTTCTGGGACGGAGACAGCGCCTTCATGCTCAGCAGTGCCGCCCGGCCGCCGGCCGATCCGATGTTGCTGGGAGCGTTGGTGCAGGAAACCGTGTGTGCGGCGGTGCGTGACGCGGTCCGGCAGGCCCAGGGGAGCCGGTCAGAGGTACAGCTGTAA